gtttggtttcttATTGCACCAGAAAGCTTGCACTGACACCAGTGAACCTTGGTTTTAGAGTAATTGATGGTTCAAGGTCTTCACGCTTAAACTACCCATCAGCTGACCATCTGTGATGAACCATCACAGTGGACACTGTTTTGTCGGGGGTGGGGGTAGTGGTTGTGGATGTGTTGTCTGACTTCATCTGTCAACCTAACCCTGgttacacaaatagaaaagttACTGTTAAGGTCTGACTTACAGTATGTCTGTTATCATGTTTCACCTCCTTTTTATACCAGTTTCTATCATAACTTACCAGGAGTTATTCCAGGTTTCTTTATGTGTCCATGGGATTTCCTAAAAAGCTGGAATAAGTTATGAGCTGACTGCAGTGTTTCTGATTTACAACTTGTTGATGTGCAGAATACAAACCAGGTGACTCGCATCCTCTGCACATTCACCATTCATATGGTGCGTTTTGTTAAGTTGTTGACAACCAAATTTCTTGATGTGATCTAATTTGTCATTTGCCCCAAATTGACCACTGAAGATCATTGAAAAGAACTGAGTAAGTTCATGGCTCTCTTACTAGCATGGCAGTAAGTATCGTCTGTCTGTATGCACTTGTAATTCTTTTAATTCTAGTGAATACATTTGAAGTTCTCGAACACTGAATGGAATATTTTATGTTTGCACTTGTAGTTTTGGTCGATTCAGAAAAGCTGGACTGTCATCATGTtggagtgtgacagtgagtttAATGCTACTTAGGTCATATGTAGTCTAAGCGTATCGTAATGGTGGCATTACAGATTCCTGAGCCTGGTTCAAAGGGACAAGGTTGAGCCATTTAAGATGTTGTTCTGTTGGTTTTAGTTCTTTTATTTGATTGTCATTTTCTTAAAACAACACCTCCAAGGGTTTTCAAAGGTTTCACTTCTGAATTTCAATTTCCTTGTCTCAGTGGTTCTCAGTAGCAGGCCTTGTGCTGTCTTTGCGCCATCTTGTGGTCAGAAAGTAGACTTGCATTCCACTGATTTCCTACAAAccttaattaaaatattcaacGCATTTATCCTCATCCTGGTTTCTGCTTTTCCTTCCAGACATTCCCAACTCTGATTCTGAGAGCTTCAATCCAGCACTGTGGGAAGAACAACGCAAGCACCGAGCTCAGGTGGCATTTGAGTGCGACGAGGACAAGGATGAAAGAGAGGCGCCACCAAGGGTAAGTGTTGCACATTGATCACTGTTCAAACTAATATGAAAGAAGAATAACTAGTATATGAGTTGGTTAGAATAGATTCAAGAAGTGATGCTGGTAATACTACTTGAATGATGGCGCTCAGCATAAACccatcatttttaaatcatgcATCCTGAGTTGCTGTTTATCGAAAGGAAATGTGTCTGTATGATACTGAATCTACCTCGTGTACGCCATTCTCAGGGAAAGCAGGAAAACCGCAGGTTTAACATTCAACCATTTCATGATGATTTGAAATCTGTTTGTTCTCCTCAGGAGGGAAACCTGAAGCGCTACCCTACACCATACCCAGATGAGCTGAAGAACATGGTGAAGACAGCCCAGTCAGTGGCTCACAGGCTAAAGGAGGATGAGTCAAGTGACGAGGCGGGAAAACCATTTGAGAGAAACCATATTGGTATTCAGGATGTGGGTGTTAAGGTCAGCTTCAGATACAATTTGATATTTGAAGAAATGTCACTGtcatttcttgtttgtttttgtttacctcCCATTTCTCTATTCAAGTGAAGGAAAGTATGTAATCCCaaacctcatcatcatcattgtttttGTGCAGGTGATTGAGGCATCTTGCCCAAACGGCACAGAGTCGGACACAGAGCCACAAGAATCTGAGCAAAATCCCTCTGCACCAGAATCGGAAGACACTTTAGACACTTCTTACAGCTCTCAAAGAGTCCCGCTGAAGTCTTCAGAGGGCTCTATGATGAACCATGAGGACACACTGGAGGTGCTTGAATATTAAGGACTTTACATGATCAGTTGAGTCAAACCGATTTGGAACTTTTATCTGAAAAATTCCCTCTTTTTGTTATTCTTCAGGATTCTGAGGAGCTGTCGGATGAAGAGGAGATGAAAATTGCAGAGATGAGACCTCCTCTTATCGAGATCTCCATCAACCAGCCTAAAGTAGTGACTTTAAGTAAGGAcaaaaaaggtaacaaataaaagaacCACGAGTCAATGAAACATAGTATTTTAAGTGGAAACCTAAACATGATAAGTGAGATAGTCCAGATTCACTTACTCATATTTGTGCTTGACAGACGATGGCAAAGACGCAGACTCTTTGCTGGATGACACAGTGGCCAACAGCAACCAGAACAACAGCAACTGTTCATCACCGTCACGCATgtctgactctgtgtctctgaccaCTGACAGCAGTCAAGACAACTCTCTGTGCACcccagagagagaggcaaagaTGCTTTTCCTCCCCAAAAGCCAGTAGGTTCCAATTCTTAACATGAGAGTGAAAAGCGAGAATCTTCCTCATGCTGCTTTAACAAATTCTGATGCCTTTTACTCTGTTTTAGGCAAGGAGATGAGAATATGAACCAGCCAAAAGAAACCACCCCTCTCCTCCATAATGGAAATGGCTCTGAAACGTCCCTCCAGGCCCTTTTGAAAACCCAGCAAATGCCGCCAGAAAAAATGGGTGACTACGACCTGTCCATGGAAGCCAGGTTGGCCTTCATTGAGAAGGGAATAAACAATGGTATGGAAAACAATTATACTAAGTGGGACCAGATCAATATGAACGTGTCTAAGCCTCCGACCGACAACATGCTTCAGCTGGATGAGCTGGACAAAACCAAGAATGGTTTAGCGCAGCAGGACTTGGGCGGCAAACAGAGTTATAGCAATGACAAATTTGACCATTTACAGAACGGAAACCAGCAGGTCAGTGACTCCATCAATCGTCTGGGGAACATAAGCCAAGCAGTGAGAATGGAGACATCTGCTGTGCATGTGGCCTCGACAGGCGTGACAGCCAGCAGTGACATGTCTCTGTCTCGCAGCACAGAGGAACTGTCTCCAGAGAAAAGGTGCCATCCCCAGCAGGTGATGAAGTCCCACAGTATCAGCAACATAGAAGGTGGGGGTATGAAGATTTTCTCCTTTGAAGGGAATGACGACACCTATGAAGCAGCATCAATGACCAGGATGGCAGGAGTTGGCCCGGGGCCAGGAGCTCAGGGCCAGAGCATCGTCAGGAGCAAGTCTGCTGGTCAGTTACTCAATGACCAGAATCTCCAGATTTACCCAGGCTCCACTGCATCTTCCTCAGACCTGCTCTCCTCCTCTAAACCTCCTGCCAGCACCAGCAGATACCCAGTCTCCTCCAGCATGGCCATGGGCATCCATCCTCCTCAGTACAATGTACAGTACACAAGCAGTGCCATGCCAAAAGATGGTCTCTGGGCCCAGAGGACGCCCATGCCCCCAGAGCACCAAGGCTACCTCCCTCCTCCATCACATTCACTAGCCAACACCAACTACTCCAATCGCAATCAGGCACCTCCCTACCCTCTACCACTGCAGCAAAGGGGACCTATGGCCCCCAAACCCTCTGGGGACATGTGGGCTAAAGAAAGACTTCACTCTACCGGCAGTCAGCCTCGCAGTAGTACTCTGCAGAGGCAAAGCAGCTCTTCCTCCACAGCGTCAATGGGTGACCCGAGGCGCATGCAGTTGCCCGAGGGGGAATACTTGACATACAGAGACATACACACCCTCGCCAGGGGCCCGCTGGCAATGAGCCAGGCCATGCAGCGGCCCCTCTCCGCTCGCACTTACAGCATCGACATACCCGGAGCTTCCAGGCCCTTCCCTGCTCGGCCACAGCCCCACGAGCTTCCAGAAAGGaccatgtctgtctgtgacttCAACTACCAGCACAGCAGCCCCAGCAAGAGGCCCAACACCAGGGTGAAGTCCGAGCACTCGCTCCTGGACGGTCCTGCACAGGTGCCGGGAGCACCGAGGGTGCCCACTGACTGGAGAGACCATGTGATGCGTCACATCGAGGCCAAGAAAATGGAAAAGGTAAAAAGGATGATTTCACACAAATCTCCCACAAAAGTATGTCTCAAGGCCTTAGTGTTGAGGAAAAAGTTGTTTTGCTTAAAGCAATGCATATTTGCATGTAAAGAAATTCAGCTTCAGGTTCTTTCCAGGTTACTGGTATCGTTGGAACTAAAGAAACGTTTTCTACTGTTGACAGTGTTGGATGAATTCTTGTCGCATTTCTGGTTTAACCTTCAAAACATCCACCTATATAGGAGTATTTCAAAGGCAAATAAGTATCACAGATATTTGAGTGAATTGACTCTTTAGCTGACTAACCCTGCTGTGTGCAGTATGCCTCTTATtcattgcatgtttttctgtCTATGCTGTAAATCTTTGTCTCCTTTGCCGTCATTCTCCACTGGTGGATTCTTGCATGGCCACCGCTGACATGTCGCTTGGTGCTGATTGTATCATGTCGTCCCTGTGTTCAGAATATGCTGTCTCGCTCCTATAATTGCCATAATGCACCGCTGAGCTGGTCTCACTACAGCAGCTGTAGGGATATGCATGCCAGCCAAGGGTCTCTGGTCATTAGTGCCAGAGAGGGACAGTCCCCCGCAGCTCTGGGCTTCTGTGTGAGTACTGTGATAGTGTGTAGTTGGCTCCTCCACTTCATACCGAGCCAGGGAATCCTGTCTGTGCTAGTTTTCACATCCTTTAGAGATGAGAAAATTCCATAATCCCTCGGTGGTGGAAAGTGTGTATTGATCCTCAGAAGCCATCTTTTACTTTTCCATTTGTGGACAAATGAAAGTATGTGTTGAAAAACAAGCTCTCCCAATGTGTTTTCTCACAACCACAAACCCCTCACTGCACATGTGATGTTTTCCCTGAGCTGGAAATGGCTGTACGAGCTGTTTACTGTTCAATTCGAATGCGTGTGTTTAAAAGGGGCCTTATTTTCGTGCCATCGTTCACTTGATTTGGTTGATTTTCTCTAATGATAGAAATAGAGGGGAAACAAATCAACACAACACGTACAGTTAAAACTGTGTGACATTAGTGCAGAGCTGTAGCTAATTAtaagattattttaattgtaCTGAAACTACTTCCTCACAAAACATAGAAGCTGTGTGAGGCATGCATAATTTTAGCTTTTCTGCCTGCTCTGGCATAGTCACAGTCTGTCCAGTGACTAAATCCAGGCAACAACACTGACGCACATGAACCTATGGTGTGATTAAGCTCAGTTTGTCTCCAAGGATTCCATGCCTTATTATGCAGACATCCAGATATGTAATATGAGTGTTATATATGCTCCAAAAGCCCCCTTTTAAACCTGCCAGGCTCAAAACCAACCCTCCCTTTACCCCACTTCTCTCCAATCATCTTGTGACTACACCTCATCTCTGTAACCATGATCTCTTCTCCTTTTTAATTGTACTTTAAATGCCTCCGTTCATCACCTTCGCTCCAGCCTTTGATCACTTCTGAATCCCTTCATAACCTCTACACTGTTTTGTGGGGGGgtgaaaactgtgtttgtgaaaggTAAGAAGGTAGAAGTGTTCATTCGAGTGATCTAGAAAGTTGTTATTAGAATTTCTAGTATGAGATCCTTGTCTTAGCGAAACGAGTCAGTGTTGTGTAACTCGACattcaggtttttaatcatTGTGTTCCTTGTCTTCTGTCCCTAACCGAACCTAATGTCATTACCCGACTTGAAAAATGTctcttgaaaatattttttttgtttttaaatgggatTTAGTAGCATGATGTTTGTTACTACGTAATCATTAATTTCCTCCATTTCAGGATGATGTGTATGGACCCCCGGGGCAACAGAGTTACACCATGGACCCCCACAGAAAAGTATGTGTTATAGactcttttgttttgcagtctCGCATTTACGCGGCACCACTTGTCATGTAAAGAAAATCCTGCTGGTTCTTCACCGCCGCGGTTCTCTGTTTTCCAGGTGCCTTTGATGAACGGTCAGATGGGCCCTGCTGCCCGTCCTCAGATGAACCAGATGCCCATGGCCCGTCACCCTTCCAGAGAGCAGCTCATCGATTACTTGATGCTCAAAGTCTCCCAGCCGCCCCAAGGCCCACCCAGAGTCTCGCACGATTCGCTGCAGCAAGAGGTGAAACAAGGGTGGCGATATGTGTGGTTATACTTCAGACATTAAAAATCTTAATTGGTTTGTCTCGGGTTACATAAAAGGAACAGCTTGACAAGAGAACTTGTACAACTGTCTGATAACTACAGCTAGAATTAAGTGAGCCTTTTTCAGTTGGAAATTGCAATTTGAATCACCCAAACACTCACTATTGTAAATGTAACTCATAAATGTTGTTAATATCTTAATGATGTTGTGTAGTAATGCAAACCCCCTTTTAATCtattacatgtgaatatttaattgaagctatgtcaaaaaaaatgatgtcacgttctgtcagaaaaatggcaattagatattttccccTCATTGTTCTGCCCTGCTATTTGGtgaaagatatatatatatatatatttatatataatattcacATTGTAATGGATTTAAACATTACCACAACATACTGTCAAAATATGTAGTTCTCTTTGCATGacacatgtaaaatgtaaattccgtagtttcaaattgcaatttcgATTTGAAATTGgactgttattttaaaactttggTTTAGATATACTGATATAATCACAATTGTTTTGATAATATCTATTGGTTGATataaataatgtcttatatGAAAACTGTATATCTTTGAGATTTGGTGTTTCTGAAACCATGCACCAGAAAGTCACTTAGTTTCATAAGCTAGATAGACGGGTCtctaatgacatttttttaacccCTAATACATGCAGGTTGTTGAATGAACAACTATGAATACAGtacaaatgaaagtgtgtgGGTCTGTTTTAGTTCCGTGTGAAGGTGGAGAAGAATCCAGAGCTGGGTTTCAGTATATCAGGAGGAGTGGGAGGTCGAGGAAACCCGTTCCATCCAGATGACAACGTAAATTCACATCATACTTCTAATGAGCAGCACTGTAATGTTGTCCTCATCTGTTTGGTTTTTAATATTTCCCTCTTGTTTGCAGGGTATATATGTGACAAGGGTCCAGCCTGAAGGACCAGCATCCAAGATTCTGCAGCCTGGAGATAAAATTATCCAGGTATTCTTTCTGCCGCCTGAACAAAAATATCCCAGCTCTCTTGGCAAAGTATTTGTGAAAGATTAAAGAGTCTACAGGGACTTTTCATCcaacttctgtttgtttttttttccccacaggcAAACGGATACAACTTTGTGAATATTGATCACGGGAATGCAGTGTCCCTCCTGAAGACATTTCCAAACACTGTGGATATGATTATCTCAAGAGACATGCAAGCATAGACTCAACTGACACGGACTCCTGGAGGGAGACgggtgggaggggaggggaggggacgagtgtcagaggagagaagaagagacatTCAAGTTGACTCTTGTATTTTTATACACATGAGAGGCTGTTGTGCTGATGCCTGTTGGGACTATTTATACTTCACAGCCTTGATAAAAACGGGGGGGAAACCACTGAATGTAGTGGATCCGAGTGGGAGGGCGGCAAACATCTGCGAGTACGAGTCCTCTAAAAAGGCCATCACtgtggtatatatatatttttatacaaaAGAAGCTGAAGATGCTCTGATGCAAATACTTACTGTGGTCTCTGTACAgatcatcttttttcttttttttttttagtcccaAACTCATAAATCCTTTTATCATTACTTGGGTTTTTCTTCCTGCAGATGGACACAAATCAACCACTAGAGGGACACAGCGCCCTCTCTCTCCTGTCGTCCACCTtgcctttctttctcttttaattTAAGCTGTTGAAACGTTGTTTTTACTCTGTGGAGCGATCATATACGGAGGATAGTGTTATGTGCTTTTCATGTGGAGATGAATGTAGATCAAGGTGGTATTGGGATTGTAAATTCTTTTTTCTCTTGTGATATCAATTGAGTTGAGGAGAGGAAAACCATCCTCCTCTCGCCTCCACAAACCTGTGAAAATGCTCCGTCATGGAGTCACATGTACTCAAATCCATCTCAGATATCCtcacagcagaagcagcagcagcagctcacatgACTAGACCACTACCGGTGCTGTTTTGGGAGAAAGAAATTGGAAGAGATGCACTCAGCGATAGCAGTAAGTCTGGGAGATGGAAATTCAGACTTGAGGGGAACATGAGAGTTTGCTCGTCAAATCATAGTTTGACACTTTGGGGAAATAAGGTTAAATCTCATTTGTATAACATGCaaagacaaacatgaacatgttttattaatgtaaGGTTACATGCTAATTTCTGTCCGGGCCTATAGAGTGTGCCGTCCTTTAGTTACTGCTGGTTTTCTGACAGTGGCTCAGAGTCCTTAACCCCATAATCATGATGTACAACGTGTCAATCAAAGGAAACTATTTAACGGAAGGCAGATTTTATTAACTTAGCACAGAGTCACGATTGCAGTTCACCACCATTTCCAGCTTTTAAGTCAACGAGCTGCCGGCCACAGCCTTGTAAATATGCCCAGAAATGAGAGTGGTGTCAGTTTCCTCGTCCAACTCTCTGTGCATTTCCCTTATTGTTAACATATTCCTTTTAAGCAAGAGAACGCAGGTGTGGGTTATGCTAGTTAACCAAAGCAAGTGTGGAAATGGAGAGAAGGCAAAAGCAGGAGACCATGAAGAAAGATATTTGAATAAGAACAGGTCGACGTTtcactcgtgtttttttttttttttttttttttttttttaagggctTCATCTTTCATGAAGGCAGTTACTGATGCGATGAGTGTTTCAGCATGTGgcagtttttttcatttttacatggCTGAAGACCACAGTTTGCCTTTTGTGTCtgtacaaaatgttttaatcatgcTTTTTAACTCATAACTTGGGAGCAGTGAAATgtcttgtgtattttttttctttgctgtacAGAGAATAGCGTTTTTGGAGAAACACATTGTCAAGTGCCATAGACCTTGAACTGTTTGATTAGGGAAAGGACCTTTGATCCCAGATTCCAagcaatattcacatttccacAAGTACATTTTCAGCAGAAATGGCTTAAAAAGCAATatcaaatccttttttttttttttcatttcaaacatcaaattgtttggtttttttaacacAACCTTTTACTAATCCATGAtgattttacatgatttttatattgagagaaaaaaaaatcattttttgtaATGAAATGGCACAGGACATATGTACGATAgtgctaaaaacaaacaattctcTGCATTGTGTAAAAGTGAATGTTGGTGTCACTTTGCCCacggctgtttgtttgtgttcattggTGCAAAAAGGTAGTAAATCACTTCCACTGTTGAAAAATCAATCCACTTATAGCGTTTTAAAATTCACGTCCCGACTGTTGAAGGACactcgtgttttttttaaaggcagcgTAGTCGCATTATAAATGTACCTGTGAGTTGCATGAAATTAGCCTGtaactggttaaaaaaaaaaaaaatcacagtgagacgtgtttccaaaacaaaatggaaatgataaaaacattcattcattactcCAGTCAATCCCAGCAGTACATTTATGACCACTGAATtgtttgtacagtatatgataGAAATTAAATTTTTATCCCTGACATGTTCGTACGTGCTGTTTGAAAGTGAAGCTGCGCCCTcaatttttaaattgaaaattggCCACTTTTATTCACTGGCAAATAATACACGTTATTTTACACGGATGGActgtttatattatttgttttacttttgttgGTGATTTCTGTTGACTTATTATGAGTAGAGATAAAAAAATTACTTCGGGTTAATGGTCACTTTATAttcaaggcaaaaaaaaaaacgttcagTCTGACATTGTAGACAATCTTGGGAGATAAATCATGTCACATTTTCTTCAACCATGTTGGTCTGTTTCTTAGGCTCCTGTGTTGTCCTTATTTATTTAGCGGTCTTCTGTTGAACTGTGTAGACCATTACTAATCAAATTGTAAATACTcttcaaaaagaaaattgattATTACTGGCATTAGTGACTTGCGATTGTAAAACCAGCAATAAATTGCGATGCAGAGGCACCCGTTTTAATGTATAGCTAGTATTTCTAAGGTTTCTCTGGAAACCGTCACAGTGAGAGGATTGATATGCATTTATCCAACATTCCAGATTTTGTACATAATGACCTGTTTCTGAAGTAACCTGTGGAAAATAAACTAATGCTCTTTAACAAGGATCTCTTTGTTTCATCCTCACGGATTACCAGaggaaaaaactcaaaaaaggtaaaggttaaatattttaattgttttttattattattattattgtttatccTACATTCTTTACACGTAAATGTACACTTGAAGTAGTCTTTACATGTCATATCCTGGACTTGGTACATGTAATTGTAATGAGTAGAGCtggacatttattttgtataagGATTTAACAAACGGAAGCATGATTTTTGTGTGGTTTACTTCAGCTCTTCATGGGATGAATGTCAGTTATTTTTAGCTGTTTATGTAACATGAAAAATTAGATTGACTTACTCACTCTACTAGAGAATTCTGATTCATGCCATAGAACAATCTGGTCAGAAAGGTCAAGTCTAAAACTGTCAGCAGACCCAGTGAATACTCAGCACGGCTGTTTTGGTTCATCTGTGTCGTCTCTCACTTAGTGACATAATCCTCGGCCGTTTGTCAGCACAGCAGAGCCTGGGATCTGTCACACGGGGTTAAACGACCAACAAAGTCTTCCATTTGATTTATGTGCAGGCAGTGGTGGGAGGGATGTCGGAATATTGATTCATATCACACCAGTTTTTTTTGAACGACTACAATTCTAAGTTTCTGTATGCCATTTTATTATGTGCcgccacaaggaggcactgcaAGGGTGTGATGTCCAGGCCATAACAGAGAGAACCAAGTGATAACACAAAGTAAGATGAAACACCCTGATCAACACCTGCATCTTTCTCATCAACATAATTCCGTTTAAGTGGTTGTCTGTAAATCACAAGATTATAGTCACTTGTTCATTGTGGCAGCAGTTCAGGTGGAGAAgatgggaagagagaaagatAAATGTTAGTAAGTGATACTCTGCTAttatatggtaaaaaaaaaaatgtatgacacAGCAGCTCAGGTGGGAATGACAAATatttacacaataaaatgtattatttaaattgACTGAATTTAAGTGGCTTACTGTTAAGTTTCTCTTACATTGTGTAAATCTAATTCAAAGGGTCCAAACAAAGACTtgaattttttaaataaatgttattataatgataacgtgttttttttatgtgcagcAAATGTATATAGTTCAATAATAGTGaaaatgtgtggaaaaacatgcagtatTGCAGCTTCAGTTTGAACAGTTCCACACTCCGGTCAGTAGGTGGCACTATAATCTGATTTGACAACCAAACTCGAGAGGAAACCTCTCCATCCGCCTGCCTGGGCGCACTccgtaggaaaaaaaaaaggaaaaaagaagcacCTTGCGGGGTGTTTAGATATAAATATTGTGAGCGTACCACTGTTAATGTTTGTCAAcgcttttgttatttttgcacaatGAGCGGGATCCCAGGCACCGCTGTCGTCCAGGTCACCAACTTGTCCTCGGCCGTGAGCAGCGAGCAGATGCGAACTCTGTTCGGTTTCCTGGGAGACATCGAGGAGCTGAGGCTCTACC
This Solea solea chromosome 19, fSolSol10.1, whole genome shotgun sequence DNA region includes the following protein-coding sequences:
- the erbin gene encoding erbin isoform X3; this encodes MSKRSLFVRLVPCRCLRGEEETVTSLDYSHCSLETVPKEIFSFEKTLQELYLDANQIEELPKQLFNCQLLHRLSMPDNDLTVLPAAIANLINLRELDVSKNSIQEFPENIKNCKVLAVVEASVNPISKLPEGFTQLLSLTQLYLNDAFLEFLPASFGRLSKLQILELRENQLKMLPKSMHKLTQLDRLDLGSNEFTEVPEVLEQLTGIKELWIDGNRLTFLPGMLGMLKQLVYLDVSKNNLEMVDEQICGCENLQDLLLSNNALTQLPGSIGSLKKLTALKVDENQLMYLPDSVGGLTNLEELDCSFNEIEALPSTIGQCVAMRTFAADHNFLAQLPLEMGNWKHATVLFLHSNKLESLPEEMGDMQRLKVINLSNNKLKNLPYNFTKLNQMTAMWLSENQSKPLIPLQKEEDPETQKTVLTNYMFPQQTRTEDYIPNSDSESFNPALWEEQRKHRAQVAFECDEDKDEREAPPREGNLKRYPTPYPDELKNMVKTAQSVAHRLKEDESSDEAGKPFERNHIGIQDVGVKVIEASCPNGTESDTEPQESEQNPSAPESEDTLDTSYSSQRVPLKSSEGSMMNHEDTLEDSEELSDEEEMKIAEMRPPLIEISINQPKVVTLSKDKKDDGKDADSLLDDTVANSNQNNSNCSSPSRMSDSVSLTTDSSQDNSLCTPEREAKMLFLPKSQQGDENMNQPKETTPLLHNGNGSETSLQALLKTQQMPPEKMGDYDLSMEARLAFIEKGINNGMENNYTKWDQINMNVSKPPTDNMLQLDELDKTKNGLAQQDLGGKQSYSNDKFDHLQNGNQQVSDSINRLGNISQAVRMETSAVHVASTGVTASSDMSLSRSTEELSPEKRCHPQQVMKSHSISNIEGGGMKIFSFEGNDDTYEAASMTRMAGVGPGPGAQGQSIVRSKSAGQLLNDQNLQIYPGSTASSSDLLSSSKPPASTSRYPVSSSMAMGIHPPQYNVQYTSSAMPKDGLWAQRTPMPPEHQGYLPPPSHSLANTNYSNRNQAPPYPLPLQQRGPMAPKPSGDMWAKERLHSTGSQPRSSTLQRQSSSSSTASMGDPRRMQLPEGEYLTYRDIHTLARGPLAMSQAMQRPLSARTYSIDIPGASRPFPARPQPHELPERTMSVCDFNYQHSSPSKRPNTRVKSEHSLLDGPAQVPGAPRVPTDWRDHVMRHIEAKKMEKNMLSRSYNCHNAPLSWSHYSSCRDMHASQGSLVISAREGQSPAALGFCDDVYGPPGQQSYTMDPHRKVPLMNGQMGPAARPQMNQMPMARHPSREQLIDYLMLKVSQPPQGPPRVSHDSLQQEFRVKVEKNPELGFSISGGVGGRGNPFHPDDNGIYVTRVQPEGPASKILQPGDKIIQANGYNFVNIDHGNAVSLLKTFPNTVDMIISRDMQA
- the erbin gene encoding erbin isoform X2, yielding MSKRSLFVRLVPCRCLRGEEETVTSLDYSHCSLETVPKEIFSFEKTLQELYLDANQIEELPKQLFNCQLLHRLSMPDNDLTVLPAAIANLINLRELDVSKNSIQEFPENIKNCKVLAVVEASVNPISKLPEGFTQLLSLTQLYLNDAFLEFLPASFGRLSKLQILELRENQLKMLPKSMHKLTQLDRLDLGSNEFTEVPEVLEQLTGIKELWIDGNRLTFLPGMLGMLKQLVYLDVSKNNLEMVDEQICGCENLQDLLLSNNALTQLPGSIGSLKKLTALKVDENQLMYLPDSVGGLTNLEELDCSFNEIEALPSTIGQCVAMRTFAADHNFLAQLPLEMGNWKHATVLFLHSNKLESLPEEMGDMQRLKVINLSNNKLKNLPYNFTKLNQMTAMWLSENQSKPLIPLQKEEDPETQKTVLTNYMFPQQTRTEDYIPNSDSESFNPALWEEQRKHRAQVAFECDEDKDEREAPPREGNLKRYPTPYPDELKNMVKTAQSVAHRLKEDESSDEAGKPFERNHIGIQDVGVKVIEASCPNGTESDTEPQESEQNPSAPESEDTLDTSYSSQRVPLKSSEGSMMNHEDTLEDSEELSDEEEMKIAEMRPPLIEISINQPKVVTLNDGKDADSLLDDTVANSNQNNSNCSSPSRMSDSVSLTTDSSQDNSLCTPEREAKMLFLPKSQQGDENMNQPKETTPLLHNGNGSETSLQALLKTQQMPPEKMGDYDLSMEARLAFIEKGINNGMENNYTKWDQINMNVSKPPTDNMLQLDELDKTKNGLAQQDLGGKQSYSNDKFDHLQNGNQQVSDSINRLGNISQAVRMETSAVHVASTGVTASSDMSLSRSTEELSPEKRCHPQQVMKSHSISNIEGGGMKIFSFEGNDDTYEAASMTRMAGVGPGPGAQGQSIVRSKSAGQLLNDQNLQIYPGSTASSSDLLSSSKPPASTSRYPVSSSMAMGIHPPQYNVQYTSSAMPKDGLWAQRTPMPPEHQGYLPPPSHSLANTNYSNRNQAPPYPLPLQQRGPMAPKPSGDMWAKERLHSTGSQPRSSTLQRQSSSSSTASMGDPRRMQLPEGEYLTYRDIHTLARGPLAMSQAMQRPLSARTYSIDIPGASRPFPARPQPHELPERTMSVCDFNYQHSSPSKRPNTRVKSEHSLLDGPAQVPGAPRVPTDWRDHVMRHIEAKKMEKDDVYGPPGQQSYTMDPHRKVPLMNGQMGPAARPQMNQMPMARHPSREQLIDYLMLKVSQPPQGPPRVSHDSLQQEFRVKVEKNPELGFSISGGVGGRGNPFHPDDNGIYVTRVQPEGPASKILQPGDKIIQANGYNFVNIDHGNAVSLLKTFPNTVDMIISRDMQA